A window of the Kiritimatiellia bacterium genome harbors these coding sequences:
- the trxB gene encoding thioredoxin-disulfide reductase — protein MENVIILGSGAAGLAAAIYTARADLAPLVIEGLQPGGQLTTTTDVENYPGFPEGIDGTMLMENMKAQAKRFGARVGSGTVSAVEFRQPPFRVTLDDGQAFEARTVIVATGASARYLGLESEQQLMGRGVSGCATCDGALYRKVPVAVVGGGDTAMEEATFLTRFASRVYLVHRRDQFRASKIMADRVLANEKIEVVWNSVVTEVLDVQANEVTGVRVKDVKTGAERVLEVKAMFSAIGHQPNTEVFRGQLDMDDKGYLVTRNTRTNVEGVFAAGDVQDSAYRQAVTAAGSGCMAALEAQRYLEEKGAG, from the coding sequence ATGGAAAATGTGATCATCCTGGGCAGCGGGGCGGCGGGTCTGGCCGCCGCGATCTACACGGCGCGGGCCGACCTTGCCCCGCTGGTCATCGAGGGGCTGCAGCCGGGTGGACAGCTTACGACGACCACGGACGTGGAGAATTATCCCGGGTTTCCCGAGGGCATCGACGGCACGATGCTCATGGAAAACATGAAGGCGCAGGCGAAGCGATTCGGCGCGCGCGTGGGTTCCGGCACGGTCTCCGCCGTGGAGTTCCGCCAGCCGCCCTTCCGCGTAACCCTGGACGACGGCCAGGCCTTCGAGGCCCGCACCGTCATCGTCGCCACCGGCGCCAGCGCCCGCTACCTGGGCCTGGAATCGGAGCAACAGCTCATGGGCCGCGGCGTCTCCGGCTGTGCGACCTGCGACGGGGCGCTCTACCGCAAGGTGCCCGTCGCCGTCGTGGGCGGCGGCGACACGGCCATGGAGGAGGCGACGTTCCTGACCCGCTTCGCCTCGCGCGTCTACCTGGTTCACCGGCGGGACCAGTTCCGCGCCTCGAAGATCATGGCCGACCGTGTCCTGGCCAACGAAAAAATCGAGGTAGTCTGGAACTCCGTCGTGACCGAGGTGCTGGATGTCCAAGCCAACGAGGTCACGGGCGTGCGGGTGAAGGACGTCAAGACCGGCGCGGAACGCGTGCTGGAGGTCAAGGCCATGTTCTCCGCGATCGGGCACCAGCCCAACACGGAGGTCTTCAGGGGCCAACTGGACATGGATGACAAGGGCTACCTCGTGACCCGGAACACGCGGACGAACGTCGAGGGCGTCTTCGCCGCGGGCGACGTGCAGGACTCGGCCTACCGCCAGGCCGTCACGGCCGCGGGCAGCGGCTGCATGGCGGCGCTGGAAGCCCAGCGATACCTGGAAGAGAAAGGCGCAGGATGA
- a CDS encoding ATP-binding cassette domain-containing protein — MTDPSTGAGQDRKEWATFVRLFRYARPYVLRLLLGAVCGILFAGSMAGMLVAAKEVFGRIFNPEEISWARTLLFVGLLPLFALVRGIGQFASTYFIEWVGNRVVMDLRVRVFNHLQDLSLLFFTRARTGELISRTTNDTAMIERAVSTVLADLIREPFTLVAMVGFVFWLDWKLALISMVLFPICIIPVALFGRRVRRFSREGQQQLADMVSVLQENAGGARVVRAFGLEELERARFLKTARGVFSRLMRVVRARASVDPIIVFISMLGLGLVLVYARWTRMGVEDFFAFAAALVALYDPAKKISRMHISIQQSAGAADRIFELLDTPISVQPAARAAPFEGGVQSIRFEDAAFAYDNELILRGIRLDVSAGQRIAIVGGSGSGKTTLVGLIPRFYDVTAGRILLNGRDLREYTLDSLRRQIGMVTQDTFLFNETVARNIAFGKPEATREEIEQAARRAHAHDFIQELPRGYDTTVGERGVRLSGGQCQRLAIARAIVRNPPILILDEATSALDTESERQVQAAIEEIMTGRTVFAIAHRLSTIMHADRIVVLDGGVIAEEGTHRELLERGGLYKRLYDLQFQDTPAA, encoded by the coding sequence ATGACCGATCCCTCCACGGGAGCAGGGCAGGACCGGAAGGAATGGGCCACCTTTGTCCGGCTCTTCCGGTACGCCCGCCCGTATGTGCTGCGGCTGCTGCTGGGCGCGGTCTGCGGCATCCTTTTCGCGGGTTCGATGGCCGGCATGCTGGTCGCGGCGAAGGAGGTCTTCGGCCGCATTTTCAACCCGGAGGAAATTTCCTGGGCGCGAACCCTGCTGTTCGTAGGCCTCCTGCCGCTGTTCGCGCTGGTCCGGGGCATCGGCCAGTTTGCCAGCACCTACTTCATCGAGTGGGTCGGCAACCGTGTGGTGATGGACCTGCGTGTGCGGGTCTTCAACCACCTGCAGGACCTGTCGCTGCTGTTCTTCACCCGGGCGCGCACCGGCGAGCTGATCTCCCGCACGACGAACGACACCGCGATGATCGAGCGGGCGGTCTCCACGGTGCTGGCGGACCTGATCCGCGAGCCGTTCACGCTCGTCGCGATGGTGGGGTTCGTGTTCTGGCTCGACTGGAAGCTGGCCCTGATCAGCATGGTGTTGTTCCCGATCTGCATCATCCCCGTTGCGCTCTTCGGCCGCCGCGTGCGCCGCTTCTCCCGCGAGGGGCAGCAGCAGCTGGCGGACATGGTCTCCGTGCTCCAGGAAAACGCGGGCGGCGCGCGGGTGGTCCGGGCCTTCGGCCTCGAGGAGCTGGAGCGGGCGCGCTTCCTGAAGACCGCGCGGGGCGTGTTCAGCCGGCTGATGCGCGTGGTCCGCGCCCGGGCCTCGGTGGACCCGATCATCGTGTTCATCTCCATGCTGGGCCTGGGGCTGGTGCTGGTATACGCCCGCTGGACGCGAATGGGCGTCGAGGATTTCTTCGCCTTCGCCGCGGCGCTCGTCGCCCTCTACGATCCCGCCAAGAAGATCAGCCGCATGCACATCAGCATCCAGCAGAGCGCCGGCGCGGCCGACCGGATCTTCGAATTGCTGGACACGCCCATCAGCGTGCAGCCCGCCGCCCGCGCAGCGCCGTTCGAGGGGGGGGTGCAGTCAATCCGCTTCGAGGACGCCGCGTTCGCCTACGACAACGAACTGATCCTGCGAGGCATCCGGCTGGACGTCTCGGCGGGCCAGCGCATCGCCATTGTCGGCGGCTCCGGCTCGGGCAAGACGACGCTGGTCGGGCTGATCCCGCGATTCTACGACGTGACCGCCGGGCGGATCCTGCTCAATGGGCGGGATCTCCGCGAGTACACGCTGGACAGCCTGCGGCGCCAGATCGGCATGGTGACGCAGGACACTTTCCTGTTCAACGAGACCGTGGCGCGGAACATCGCCTTCGGGAAACCCGAGGCGACCCGCGAGGAGATCGAGCAGGCCGCGCGGCGCGCGCACGCCCACGATTTCATCCAGGAACTGCCCCGGGGTTACGACACGACGGTCGGCGAACGGGGCGTGCGGCTGTCCGGCGGCCAGTGCCAGCGGCTCGCCATCGCCCGGGCGATCGTGCGCAACCCGCCGATCCTGATCCTCGACGAGGCCACCAGCGCGCTGGACACCGAATCGGAGCGCCAGGTCCAGGCCGCGATCGAGGAGATCATGACCGGGCGTACGGTCTTCGCCATCGCGCACCGGCTCTCCACGATCATGCACGCCGACCGCATCGTCGTGCTGGATGGCGGCGTCATCGCCGAGGAAGGCACCCACCGGGAGCTGCTCGAGCGGGGCGGGCTCTACAAGCGGCTCTACGACCTGCAGTTCCAGGATACCCCCGCGGCCTGA